The Halorussus limi genome has a segment encoding these proteins:
- a CDS encoding DUF1156 domain-containing protein encodes MSEKSFLDEAEVPENVAIESKLPLNAIDIESQKDMESGRYHALRSLHKWFAARPTPAVRLAVLASVYPGEIDSDELLRLMKIGPKQLNTGIADYVEKKFTEKKGSGTLDDHYGYPNPNTQSPTDTEIEKLQSKLREGWGGELPTILDPTAGRGIIPFEAIRYGIPAKANELNPVPSLILKAGLEYAPKVGSLDPDIREWRDKILETARENIEPYYPTEEPGRQILNSAMTYIIQCDSCGGEIPLVSKWWLNKESDGGDAIKPIYEDGTVKYTHVRVENEPEYDPEEAPLRGRSAECPHCDVVNEKEDIRKKIHDGEFEYSIYGVNYETENGKRGYRAGGEVDKKGMQKAAERVESDFDLLTFLSEPVDVSSRTNDPAIYGMHEWRDIFTPRQLVVQYEFVNAFHKQKSEIQDSYDSDRSEAILTVLALAGSRAMNYNTRLNQWRDSRGYGSHIFTDNTLILKRMTVDNNLSAPRRGYHKHSEHVFDAYEKLVSYLPDSEGAEVLSTDAGQLTTKLEPGSVDAAIVDPPYYSSIMYAELSDVFYVIQKEYLEDIHPEIYSSNLTDKDNEAVANPYRFEEIADDEQSKKELADEHYENKMEEIFSEVQELLNPGGVMTVMFTHREMDAWDTLTSALISAGFTITATHPIKTEMSDRISMQGHASADSSIFLVARKQVSQSSDRTLWEDVQEGIREAARDQAEEILDSGYNISKTDTAIAAYGPTLQKYAEAHPVVNKKGEEIRPREALGQARKAVTGVLAERFLKTEGLDQIDSLTRWYILSWLIYENDTVPYDEARQLGVAANIDIDNIKRSTKIWGKSQKDIILKDHDERVQDIVLLKSDSADNPSSRKYPVNPTDMRFTYMIDAVHAAIHVYEREGPRAAWEWLSDRDLKSSREFEATVTALLEVLPTESDMRETLVNLVSGETGDYLDINLDHIDMSGEDRQTELGEHQ; translated from the coding sequence ATGTCTGAGAAATCATTCCTGGACGAAGCAGAGGTTCCTGAGAACGTTGCAATCGAGTCGAAACTTCCCCTCAATGCAATCGACATTGAGAGTCAGAAAGATATGGAATCTGGGCGTTATCACGCGCTTCGGAGCCTCCACAAATGGTTTGCTGCCCGACCTACACCAGCAGTCAGGCTAGCTGTACTGGCCTCGGTGTACCCTGGTGAGATTGACTCTGATGAGCTCCTCCGTCTTATGAAAATAGGACCGAAGCAGCTGAACACCGGTATTGCCGACTATGTTGAGAAGAAATTCACGGAAAAGAAGGGCAGTGGCACTCTCGACGACCATTACGGGTATCCGAATCCAAATACACAGTCTCCGACGGACACCGAAATCGAGAAGCTCCAGTCTAAGCTTCGAGAAGGGTGGGGTGGAGAGCTCCCCACAATCCTTGATCCAACCGCAGGGCGGGGAATCATCCCGTTTGAGGCCATTCGATATGGGATTCCGGCGAAAGCGAACGAGCTGAATCCTGTTCCTTCACTTATTCTAAAAGCGGGACTAGAGTACGCACCCAAAGTCGGGTCACTTGACCCGGATATTCGCGAATGGCGGGACAAAATCCTCGAAACTGCCAGAGAGAATATTGAGCCCTACTATCCCACAGAAGAGCCCGGTCGCCAGATCCTCAATTCGGCGATGACGTATATCATTCAATGCGATTCATGTGGGGGGGAAATCCCGCTAGTCTCCAAATGGTGGTTGAATAAGGAATCGGACGGTGGGGATGCCATTAAGCCGATCTACGAGGATGGGACGGTGAAATACACCCACGTTCGAGTCGAGAACGAGCCGGAATATGACCCAGAAGAGGCCCCTCTAAGGGGACGGAGTGCCGAATGCCCTCACTGTGACGTCGTAAACGAAAAGGAAGACATTCGGAAGAAGATTCACGATGGCGAATTCGAGTACAGCATCTACGGAGTGAATTACGAGACAGAAAACGGAAAACGCGGCTACCGTGCTGGAGGAGAAGTTGATAAAAAAGGAATGCAGAAGGCCGCGGAAAGAGTCGAAAGTGACTTCGATCTTTTAACATTCCTAAGTGAACCGGTAGATGTGAGTAGTCGTACAAACGACCCAGCCATTTATGGGATGCACGAATGGCGGGATATATTCACCCCACGCCAACTGGTTGTCCAGTATGAATTCGTGAATGCGTTCCATAAGCAGAAGTCTGAAATCCAAGACAGTTACGATTCTGACCGTTCAGAAGCTATACTGACAGTTCTTGCCCTTGCCGGAAGTCGAGCAATGAATTATAATACAAGGCTCAACCAGTGGCGAGACTCGAGAGGCTACGGGAGCCACATCTTCACAGATAATACACTCATTCTAAAGCGGATGACTGTAGACAACAATCTATCCGCCCCTCGTAGAGGGTATCATAAGCACTCTGAGCACGTGTTTGACGCCTATGAGAAACTGGTCTCGTATCTTCCAGATTCGGAAGGTGCAGAAGTTTTATCGACTGATGCGGGGCAGCTAACTACCAAATTAGAACCTGGTTCGGTTGATGCAGCAATTGTTGATCCGCCGTATTACAGCAGTATTATGTACGCAGAACTTTCGGACGTCTTCTATGTCATCCAGAAGGAATATTTGGAAGACATCCACCCAGAGATCTACAGTTCTAATCTGACCGATAAAGATAATGAGGCAGTAGCTAACCCTTATCGATTTGAGGAGATTGCTGACGACGAACAGTCAAAGAAGGAACTTGCGGACGAACATTACGAGAACAAGATGGAGGAGATCTTCTCAGAGGTACAGGAGCTCCTCAATCCGGGTGGCGTTATGACTGTAATGTTCACTCATCGGGAGATGGACGCCTGGGACACTCTCACATCAGCTCTCATCAGTGCCGGGTTTACCATTACTGCAACACATCCAATCAAGACCGAGATGTCGGACAGGATTAGTATGCAGGGCCACGCAAGTGCAGACAGCTCTATCTTCCTTGTTGCCCGGAAACAAGTGAGTCAGTCGTCAGATCGGACACTTTGGGAAGATGTCCAAGAGGGTATTCGTGAAGCCGCACGAGACCAAGCGGAAGAAATCCTTGACTCGGGATACAATATCTCCAAAACGGATACGGCGATCGCCGCATACGGCCCCACCCTGCAAAAATACGCTGAAGCACACCCTGTCGTGAATAAGAAGGGCGAGGAAATCCGACCCCGAGAGGCACTGGGACAAGCAAGAAAAGCAGTGACTGGTGTTCTCGCTGAACGCTTCCTCAAGACTGAAGGTCTCGATCAGATCGACTCGCTCACCCGTTGGTACATTCTCTCATGGCTTATCTATGAGAACGATACTGTCCCCTATGACGAAGCACGACAACTGGGTGTTGCAGCAAACATAGACATCGATAATATCAAACGTTCAACGAAGATCTGGGGAAAGAGCCAGAAAGACATAATTCTGAAAGACCACGATGAACGAGTTCAGGACATTGTCCTTCTTAAAAGTGACAGTGCTGACAATCCCTCGTCACGAAAGTATCCCGTGAATCCGACCGATATGCGTTTTACCTATATGATCGACGCAGTACATGCAGCGATTCACGTGTACGAGCGGGAGGGTCCCCGTGCTGCTTGGGAATGGCTCTCCGACAGGGACCTCAAATCGAGTCGGGAGTTCGAAGCCACCGTTACAGCTCTTTTAGAGGTACTCCCTACCGAATCCGATATGCGAGAGACCCTCGTGAACCTCGTTTCCGGAGAAACAGGGGACTACCTAGACATAAACCTCGATCACATCGATATGTCGGGGGAAGACAGACAGACGGAGCTCGGTGAACATCAGTAA
- a CDS encoding Cdc6/Cdc18 family protein: MIRDARVLRAGFVPREVEHRDAEVNHLSSVLEPITNGEPADTAIVTGPSGAGKTCISKFVTERLREEVLDVETTYVNCWRNYTRFRTLYQILDDLGATIDIHRQSTPHDELVDRLQQHDGPRTVVILDEVDQLEDPSVIYDLHSLPQFAIICIANKEEELFSRVDDRLVSRLRSSEHVRMDKYHDEQLYDILSSRAKWGLDEDIITDDQLYRIADAAAGDARLAIGILRTAAGKADRENHERITDDILLDAAEDARAQIKQKSLDSLTPHQRVVYDIVREHGPVGPSEIHERYTEDVDDPRTKRTIRTYLSKMEQYNLLEAEGTSRDREYSPVDSAAASPMQ, from the coding sequence ATGATCCGCGATGCTCGCGTTCTCCGCGCCGGGTTCGTCCCTCGGGAAGTTGAGCATCGCGACGCCGAAGTCAACCACCTCTCCAGCGTTCTTGAGCCCATCACGAACGGGGAACCCGCCGACACGGCCATCGTCACTGGACCCAGCGGCGCCGGCAAGACCTGCATCTCGAAGTTTGTCACCGAACGGCTCCGGGAAGAAGTCCTCGACGTCGAAACGACCTACGTCAACTGCTGGCGGAACTACACCCGATTTCGGACGCTCTACCAAATCCTCGACGATCTCGGCGCAACCATCGACATCCACCGCCAGTCGACACCCCACGACGAACTCGTTGATCGCCTCCAGCAGCATGACGGCCCGCGAACCGTCGTCATCCTCGATGAGGTCGACCAGCTCGAAGACCCCAGCGTCATCTACGACCTCCACAGCCTCCCGCAGTTCGCGATCATCTGCATCGCGAACAAGGAAGAGGAGCTGTTCAGCCGCGTCGACGACCGGCTCGTGAGCCGGCTGCGCTCCAGCGAACACGTCCGGATGGACAAGTACCACGACGAGCAGCTGTACGACATTCTGAGTTCGCGGGCGAAGTGGGGGCTCGACGAGGACATCATCACCGACGACCAGCTCTACCGGATCGCCGACGCGGCCGCTGGCGACGCCCGCCTCGCAATCGGCATCCTCCGAACGGCCGCCGGCAAGGCAGATCGCGAGAACCACGAGCGCATCACCGACGACATTCTCCTGGATGCCGCCGAGGATGCCCGGGCGCAGATTAAGCAGAAGAGCCTCGATTCACTCACCCCCCATCAGCGCGTCGTCTACGACATCGTTCGCGAGCACGGCCCGGTCGGGCCGAGCGAGATTCACGAGCGCTATACCGAGGACGTCGATGACCCACGGACGAAGCGGACTATCCGCACGTACCTCTCGAAGATGGAGCAGTACAACCTCCTCGAGGCGGAGGGGACGAGTCGGGATCGAGAGTACTCACCCGTCGATTCGGCAGCGGCGTCGCCGATGCAGTGA
- a CDS encoding DUF7680 family protein — protein MSQGIAEGNSFAFTTGAYGNRPTFVLTRDRVDDQHEITLYELAPRDIATARRERFERAQKAVSVSVRELEEAIIGDRSPSELPGADDAAYDWDDWCAIHIATLRGGAFNEVSFLIESTFRELSLDPETVCTGDPASVSLPEAAGVRLSIAFRAMKPMRRRDRLREVAKGIDQMSLGECYYWHAKARSPSSPSGTKALRVLLADHI, from the coding sequence ATGAGTCAGGGGATCGCCGAGGGGAATTCGTTCGCCTTCACTACCGGCGCGTACGGGAATCGACCGACGTTCGTGTTGACGCGCGATCGGGTCGACGACCAGCACGAAATCACGCTCTACGAGCTGGCGCCCCGCGATATCGCGACGGCCCGACGAGAACGGTTTGAGAGAGCCCAAAAAGCAGTAAGCGTCTCAGTACGCGAACTGGAGGAGGCCATTATCGGCGACCGTTCCCCGTCCGAACTCCCCGGGGCAGATGACGCGGCGTACGATTGGGATGACTGGTGTGCGATTCATATCGCGACGTTACGCGGCGGGGCGTTCAACGAGGTGAGTTTCCTCATCGAATCCACCTTCCGGGAGCTGAGTCTTGATCCCGAGACCGTCTGTACAGGAGACCCAGCAAGCGTGAGTCTTCCCGAAGCGGCCGGTGTTCGGCTCTCGATCGCGTTCCGTGCGATGAAGCCGATGCGACGTCGAGACCGTCTCCGTGAAGTCGCAAAGGGAATCGACCAGATGAGTCTGGGTGAATGCTACTACTGGCACGCCAAGGCTCGCTCGCCGTCGTCACCCAGCGGTACGAAAGCACTTCGCGTCCTACTCGCCGACCACATCTAA
- a CDS encoding DEAD/DEAH box helicase, with protein sequence MTLRDVSWEPVYESEFRTNRTLMETFYRPFLNEVIRYDRLAGYLSLRSLAHALEGVDSLLETDGTVRVIAGADLQKREKGAMFPDADEPLEPWVESQLTIIATLLDRGDLQIKVGDPKGGDGLFHPKLGIGVDREGNKISFEGSINETLSAWQYNYERFKVHRSWSRGEAKYVEEDVSTFNALWNGFHPSVDVFELDEAARQDLIDWKDTDGTLEEHVERVQNHDPQTTVPEDDTAGVVSVAGRTPGGIHLAEEISTVTPWPHQRTISDTAVSIYPNNLLFCDEVGLGKTIEAGLTLSRLMQVGEAEQALFLVPAGLVQQWQNELLDRFNIHAYYHERSYDGDYMIGPLGDGEDHRIPTSGAVDADAWENTPIGSFVRERDEPTVVIESWHTARREGNQAHVAPRTDESVWDLTVVDEAHSAREETKLYDLLGQAEEASRCLYALTATPMQLNVGELYDLLRLCDLPEGWDDKDRFVEFFETRQALEDSLSTVGSRYQNIADGQQQVLQQFQKELDLEEDEGRPRIERVGKLIHEHLTSNPGYDEQAKALVEATDTESIQQRKALEKLVGVRETSPRFDDPRSLIFDCGPTEWSALVEASQWATPVQSRIFRNTRAVLEQCQDLGLLDDTVPTRDVETKRIELGDAAPLYDQVEQYIDETYKQSQKVLTGKEKLALGFVMTTYRQRLTSSLHAIKQSLQRRMEKLDEKVEDMTEEVSELSRDAGVTEATIDEAIGQASLDAYQPSSRGAADVIQAERTALQEFVDDLRQAHTDPKVAQLRRDIRSLRQSARDNIIIFTQYHDTLEHIRETLTDTHPNVGTYSGGGGMQYDETTGEWVNVGKEAIKRDFTDGDTNILICTDSASEGLNLQTADALINFDLPWNPMRVEQRIGRIDRIGQKNEVVKIINYAYKDSIDGDIYEELEGRLQLFENVVGPMRPVLNSIEQDIKDAVMGSSGSDDTREPSEQVVEEADSRAKRAQEKAEETGLAGEPEEVSTKEAIIESSGLDGWEPYCYPAFDEIGTGDRSYEPLVSLETIETQLTQSDRLEETEWSFTALRNHDRADDFEDIVDDAYVLELPEEDAVAMPESLGETAQAELGGGSGVVVTFNPEIAEQFPSIRLLLPGDPLFEALVREAAPAEVDNVEFVCGQRGESGSSVTRSSQVAEAKQATVVEPAVTIESVKNLLGGTNSISDIDDAEQTILTWLSQLPVAE encoded by the coding sequence ATGACCCTCAGGGACGTCTCGTGGGAGCCGGTGTACGAGAGCGAGTTCCGGACCAACCGGACGCTCATGGAGACGTTCTACCGCCCATTCCTCAACGAGGTCATCCGCTACGACCGGCTCGCCGGCTATCTGAGTCTACGTAGTCTGGCGCACGCTCTCGAAGGGGTTGACTCCCTCCTCGAGACTGATGGAACAGTACGTGTCATCGCTGGAGCGGACCTCCAGAAGCGCGAGAAGGGAGCGATGTTCCCTGATGCAGATGAACCCCTCGAACCGTGGGTTGAGTCCCAGCTCACCATCATCGCGACCCTCCTCGACCGCGGCGACCTCCAAATCAAGGTCGGCGACCCCAAAGGCGGTGACGGACTCTTCCACCCGAAGCTCGGCATCGGTGTCGATCGCGAGGGCAACAAGATCAGCTTCGAGGGGAGTATCAACGAGACGCTCAGTGCGTGGCAGTACAACTACGAACGCTTCAAAGTTCATCGCTCCTGGAGCCGCGGCGAAGCGAAGTACGTCGAGGAAGACGTCTCGACGTTCAACGCACTCTGGAACGGCTTCCACCCCTCTGTCGATGTCTTCGAGCTCGACGAAGCTGCACGCCAGGACCTCATCGACTGGAAGGACACCGATGGAACGCTCGAGGAACACGTCGAGCGGGTCCAGAATCACGACCCCCAGACGACGGTGCCCGAAGACGATACCGCTGGTGTCGTCTCGGTCGCCGGACGAACACCGGGAGGAATCCATCTCGCAGAGGAAATCAGTACTGTCACACCCTGGCCGCATCAGCGAACGATCTCCGATACAGCAGTCAGTATCTACCCGAACAACCTCCTGTTCTGTGACGAGGTGGGACTCGGCAAAACCATCGAAGCAGGCCTGACCCTCTCACGGCTGATGCAGGTCGGAGAGGCTGAGCAGGCGCTGTTTCTGGTTCCTGCAGGGTTGGTTCAGCAGTGGCAGAACGAACTCCTCGACCGCTTCAATATCCACGCCTACTATCACGAACGGTCCTACGACGGTGATTACATGATCGGTCCTCTCGGAGACGGAGAGGACCACCGTATCCCCACATCCGGAGCGGTTGACGCCGATGCCTGGGAGAACACGCCGATTGGTTCGTTCGTTAGGGAGAGAGATGAGCCAACCGTCGTAATCGAGTCGTGGCATACCGCCCGCCGCGAAGGTAATCAGGCACACGTCGCTCCACGCACCGACGAGAGTGTGTGGGATCTCACGGTCGTCGACGAGGCACACAGTGCCCGCGAGGAGACAAAACTCTACGACCTGCTCGGACAAGCCGAGGAGGCCTCCCGGTGTCTCTACGCTCTCACGGCGACTCCCATGCAGCTGAATGTTGGCGAGCTCTACGATCTCCTTCGACTATGCGATCTCCCAGAGGGTTGGGACGACAAGGACCGATTCGTCGAGTTCTTCGAAACACGGCAGGCACTCGAGGACAGCCTCAGCACCGTCGGCTCTCGGTATCAGAATATAGCCGATGGACAGCAACAGGTTCTCCAACAGTTCCAGAAAGAGCTCGATCTGGAGGAGGACGAAGGCCGACCGAGAATTGAACGGGTCGGGAAACTCATTCACGAACATCTCACGTCGAATCCCGGCTACGACGAGCAGGCGAAGGCGCTAGTCGAGGCGACGGACACGGAGTCAATTCAACAGCGGAAAGCCCTCGAGAAACTCGTCGGCGTGCGCGAAACCTCCCCTCGCTTTGACGACCCTCGCTCGCTCATTTTCGACTGTGGGCCAACGGAGTGGAGCGCACTTGTGGAAGCTTCTCAGTGGGCGACACCGGTTCAGTCCCGCATCTTCCGGAATACTCGAGCGGTCTTGGAGCAGTGTCAGGATCTGGGGCTCCTCGACGATACGGTTCCGACTCGGGATGTCGAGACAAAACGTATCGAGCTGGGTGACGCAGCCCCGCTGTACGATCAGGTAGAGCAGTATATTGATGAGACGTATAAGCAATCGCAGAAAGTCCTGACGGGGAAGGAGAAGCTCGCGTTGGGCTTCGTGATGACCACGTATCGTCAGCGCCTGACGAGCAGTCTCCACGCCATCAAGCAGAGCCTCCAGCGCCGGATGGAGAAGCTCGACGAGAAGGTTGAGGACATGACCGAGGAGGTCTCCGAGCTTAGTAGGGACGCCGGAGTGACGGAAGCGACCATCGACGAGGCGATCGGCCAAGCATCCCTCGACGCCTATCAGCCAAGTAGTCGTGGTGCCGCCGACGTGATTCAGGCGGAGCGGACGGCCCTCCAAGAGTTCGTGGACGATCTCAGGCAAGCCCACACCGACCCGAAGGTAGCGCAGCTGCGCCGCGACATTCGCTCACTCCGTCAGAGCGCCCGTGATAACATTATCATCTTCACGCAGTATCACGACACCCTCGAGCATATCCGTGAGACGCTGACAGACACGCATCCAAACGTCGGTACGTACAGTGGTGGTGGCGGGATGCAGTACGACGAAACTACCGGAGAGTGGGTGAACGTCGGTAAAGAGGCGATCAAGCGCGATTTCACTGACGGCGATACCAATATCCTGATCTGTACAGACAGCGCGAGTGAGGGGCTGAACCTCCAAACTGCGGATGCGCTGATCAATTTCGATTTGCCGTGGAATCCGATGCGGGTTGAACAACGCATCGGTCGAATCGACCGTATTGGCCAGAAGAACGAGGTCGTGAAGATCATCAACTACGCCTACAAGGACAGCATCGACGGCGACATCTACGAGGAACTGGAGGGACGGTTACAGCTGTTCGAGAACGTGGTTGGGCCGATGCGTCCGGTACTGAACAGCATCGAGCAGGACATCAAAGACGCCGTTATGGGTAGTTCCGGGTCGGATGACACCAGAGAGCCAAGTGAGCAAGTCGTCGAAGAAGCGGACTCACGGGCAAAACGTGCCCAGGAGAAAGCCGAGGAGACCGGGCTAGCAGGTGAGCCAGAAGAGGTATCGACGAAAGAGGCGATAATCGAGAGTTCCGGACTTGACGGGTGGGAACCCTATTGCTATCCCGCATTCGATGAGATCGGGACCGGTGATCGGTCGTATGAACCGTTGGTGAGCTTAGAGACGATCGAGACACAGCTTACGCAAAGCGACCGACTCGAAGAGACAGAATGGTCGTTTACTGCCCTCCGGAACCATGACCGCGCCGACGACTTCGAAGATATCGTCGACGATGCATACGTTCTGGAACTGCCGGAGGAGGATGCAGTAGCAATGCCGGAGTCGCTCGGAGAGACAGCTCAGGCAGAGCTTGGAGGGGGTAGCGGTGTTGTTGTGACGTTCAACCCAGAGATTGCTGAGCAGTTCCCGTCGATTCGGCTGCTCCTACCTGGAGATCCACTATTCGAAGCGCTCGTCCGCGAAGCTGCCCCAGCAGAAGTCGATAATGTGGAGTTCGTCTGTGGTCAGCGTGGAGAGAGTGGATCGTCTGTTACCCGAAGTAGTCAGGTCGCCGAAGCCAAACAAGCGACTGTTGTAGAACCAGCTGTAACGATCGAGAGTGTGAAAAATCTCCTCGGTGGGACGAACTCGATCTCAGATATCGACGATGCTGAGCAAACTATCCTGACCTGGTTATCCCAACTTCCAGTTGCAGAGTAG
- a CDS encoding SOS response-associated peptidase, with product MCGRNSLFIDQADLEARFDAEVVADGGYTPRYNIAPGDDLHIITNEDSDEIDAYHWGLIPFWAEEPEEGIINARSETADEKRVFERAWESRPCLVPSSGFYEWKSPNGGSKQPYRIHREDDPAFAMAGLWDVWEGADETISCVTILTTEPNDLMNSIHDRMPVVLPKDAESDWLAADRDTRKELCQPYPKDDLDAYEISTRVNNPGNDDPQVIEPLDHEQSGLGEFSS from the coding sequence ATGTGTGGCCGGAACTCGCTCTTCATCGACCAAGCAGACCTCGAGGCTCGCTTCGACGCCGAGGTCGTCGCAGACGGCGGGTACACACCCCGGTACAACATCGCTCCTGGCGACGACCTCCACATCATCACGAACGAGGATTCCGACGAGATCGACGCCTACCACTGGGGGCTGATTCCGTTCTGGGCGGAGGAGCCCGAGGAGGGCATCATCAACGCTCGCTCCGAGACTGCCGACGAGAAACGCGTCTTCGAGCGGGCGTGGGAATCACGTCCATGCCTTGTCCCCTCGTCAGGGTTCTACGAGTGGAAATCACCAAACGGCGGGTCGAAACAGCCCTACCGGATTCACCGCGAGGACGACCCTGCCTTCGCGATGGCGGGGCTCTGGGACGTCTGGGAGGGCGCCGACGAGACGATCTCGTGCGTCACGATCCTTACGACGGAGCCAAACGACCTGATGAACTCAATCCACGACCGGATGCCGGTCGTCCTCCCAAAGGACGCTGAGTCCGACTGGCTCGCCGCAGACCGGGACACTCGCAAGGAACTGTGCCAGCCGTATCCGAAGGACGATCTGGACGCCTACGAGATTTCGACGCGGGTCAACAACCCAGGCAACGACGATCCCCAGGTCATCGAGCCGCTAGACCACGAGCAATCGGGCCTCGGCGAGTTCAGTTCCTGA